In the genome of Ptychodera flava strain L36383 chromosome 13, AS_Pfla_20210202, whole genome shotgun sequence, one region contains:
- the LOC139147763 gene encoding gamma-glutamylcyclotransferase-like yields the protein MAAKTFKYFAFGSNLLQERIRLNSPSAVFVCVAKLQDYKLAFARNRVIQERQEAKGPSKWGVGGIATIVESPGDHVWGTLWEVGEEHLPALDRQEGVDWNCYRPLTVSVCSPENEVFECRTYQMIDVVEFIATTPQYLSVILNGAKQNRLPEEYMVFLKTLKHNDYQGDSGIFDQVQAAMDNKVE from the exons ATGGCAGCCAAGACATTCAAATATTTCGCTTTCGGCAGCAATCTTTTGCAGGAGAGAATACGTTTGAATTCGCCATCTGCTGTATTTGTTTGTGTGGCGAAGTTGCAG GATTATAAGCTTGCGTTTGCCAGGAACCGCGTTATACAGGAGAGGCAGGAGGCCAAGGGGCCATCAAAGTGGGGTGTTGGTGGTATCGCAACCATCGTTGAATCGCCTGGTGACCATGTGTGGGGAACATTGTGGGAGGTTGGAGAAGAACACTTACCAGCATTAGACAG ACAGGAAGGGGTTGATTGGAATTGCTATAGACCCCTCACAGTCAGCGTTTGCAGTCCAGAAAATGAAGTCTTTGAATGCCGAACCTACCAGATGATTGATGTTGTAGAGTTCATAGCTACTACACCTCAATATTTAAGTGTCATTCTTAATGGCGCAAAGCAGAACAGACTCCCAGAAGAATACATGGTGTTCCTCAAGACTTTGAAACACAACGACTATCAAGGCGACTCAGGAATTTTTGACCAGGTACAAGCAGCCATGGATAATAAAGTTGAATGA
- the LOC139147762 gene encoding uncharacterized protein, with product MPLRKKKKSGKKKGPGGKGKKKKKSAKKKLTKAEKSALKLEKAVDGFIGDLDRYNNFIARMDKWILENCQKIIELFRSYDVDTINYEEFKSGMFDLDAPCNSLELHILALRIDRRKTGHIDYLEFSKGLRFYRDDEEEEGDDGEGGLEDELEEGEGETKEEEEKDEQAAADKAKDLILFGKKAEEETEEQEDEEPTEEIKLTITKEEIEHCACCKVGLWQPYKNRAPKYVLLHIRLVTFDKVKSYPGHLKERVHSHLTIYGVMQIIFEKAAILTSKLKLFSDKSRSKEALLLPSMTLEDCGFEGDVYQEPEEATIYYDYQTEFHDCPILMSDYYFV from the exons ATGCCTCttaggaagaagaagaagtcagGAAAGAAGAAAGG GCCAGGGGGAAAggggaaaaagaagaagaagtcCGCTAAGAAGAAGTTGACCAAAGCAGAGAAATCGGCA TTGAAACTAGAGAAAGCTGTTGATGGATTCATTGGTGACCTCGATCGTTATAATAATTTCATCGCTCGCATGGATAAATGGATCCTCGAGAACTGTCAGAAGATTATAGAGCTGTTCCGGAGTTATGATGTGGATACCATAAATTATGAAGAATTTAAGtcag GCATGTTTGATCTTGACGCCCCATGTAACAGTCTGGAGTTGCACATACTGGCCTTGAGAATTGACCGTCGTAAGACTGGCCATATTGACTACCTAGAGTTCAGTAAAGGGCTGAGATTTTACAG GGATGATGAAGAGGAGGAGGGGGACGATGGGGAGGGGGGCCTTGAAGATGAGCTTGAAGAAGGGGAAGGTGAAACCAAGGAAGAAGAGGAGAAAGATGAACAGGCTGCCGCTGACAAGGCCAAGGACTTGATTCTGTTCGGTAAGAAAGCGGAAGAAGAAACAGAGGAGCAAGAAGATGAGGAACCTACGGAAGAAATCAAATTGACAATTACCAAAGAGGAAATTGAACATTGTGCGTGCTGCAAAGTTGGACTGTGGCAGCCCTATAAAAACAGAGCACCTAA GTATGTACTCCTGCACATAAGGTTGGTGACTTTTGACAAGGTCAAATCATACCCAGGACACCTTAAAGAACGAGTGCACTCTCATCTGACCATCTACGGGGTaatgcaaattatttttgaGAAAGCCGCCATCTTGACCTCCAAACTCAAGCTGTTCAGTGACAAATCTCGGAGCAAGGAAGCCCTCCTCTTGCCAAGCATGACGCTGGAAGACTGTGGCTTTGAAGGTGATGTCTACCAGGAGCCGGAGGAGGCCACCATTTACTATGATTATCAGACGGAGTTCCATGACTGTCCTATCCTGATGTCAGACTATTACTTTGTATAA